Genomic segment of Pseudodesulfovibrio sp. JC047:
GGTGACCAACATGACGAGCGTCAAGATCGCGGGACCGGCGCAGAACGCGGAAGCAAGGAAGCGAGCAGCCAAAATGGCAGTCAGCCAATAATGGCGGCCAGGCAGGCCCTGATACAAGAACGCAGTCACGGTATGGATCGAGAAAGCCCAAATGATGGATATATAGATGAACGGCTTGAGCCACTTCGGATGCGACAAATGCGCACGGTCAGCAGTCAGGCAGGTCCAACCCACAAACAGATTCAGGAACAGATAGCCATTAATGACCAACGCATCCCAGAACAGTACAGAGTTCGGAGTGGGGTGAAGGAACATGTTCATCATGCGGCTCGGCTGACCGATATCGACAACGACGAACAGAAGGCACATTATACAGGCAGCAATTGCCATGAACTCACCAAAAATGACCATGTGTTTGTTGGCCTTATACCCATGAAAGTAATTCGGCAACACGATCATGACACCGGAAGCGGCCAGACCGACAAGATAGGTGAGCTGAGAGATATAAAATCCCCAAGATATGTCACGGCTCATGCCGGTCGTCTCCAGCCCCACCATGAGCTGATTGACATACGCCAGAGCGCCAATGCCGATCAGAACGATGAGGAAGCTGATCCACATCCAATATCTTTTGGAACCTTTGAGAGCTAATTCAAGCATTCTGATTCCTCCTAAATGATGTAGTAAACACTGGGCTCAGTGCCAGCAGTTGGTTTACGACGAATAGTGAACCGTTCGCGGAGGACCTGACGGACTTCGGAATCGGGATCTCTCAAATCACCGAACACGATGGCGCCTTCCGAGGCTTCCACACACGCAGGCTGCTTGCCGATGGCAAGGCGTTCGACACAGAAGTTGCACTTCTCGACGACACCACGCATACGGGTGGGGAATTCAGGGTTCAATTTCTCAAGGTCCAGATTCTTCCGAGGCTCGCCCCAGTTGAATGACCGTGAACCGTAAGGACAACCGGCCATGCAGTACCGACAACCGATGCAGCGATGATAATCCATGGCCACGATACCGTCGGGACGCTGATATGTTGCCTTCGTCGGGCAAACACGAACACAGGGCGGATTCTCACAATGGTTGCACAGCAACGGGAAGGTGCGCTGATGCACTTCTTCGGACAGATGCGGGTTCTCCTGTTCGGGGAACGTATGGGCATAAGCGTCCGACCAGAGCCACTTCACTTCCTTGTTGCCTTCGACATTCGGGACATTGTGGATGGCGTGGCACACTTCGGCCAACTTGGCTATTTTCTCTTCAGTATGCAGCTTGGTGGTATCAATAACCATGGCCCAATGCTTTGCATGAACGGCGTTGGCATTGACCTTGACCGGAGACTGTCCACTGGAGGCCATGGCCTTGGGAGCCACGGCGATCCCGGCTGCAGCGATACCGGCAAGCTTGATGAAGGTTCTTCTGTCATTCTTCATTATTTCAAACCCTCCGGCTGAATGTGGCAATCCCAGCAGTAGGGAGAGACACCAGCGTCATCATGACACTTGTCACAGAACTCGGCCTTATTGGTGTGGCACTTCATACACGTGTTCTGCAAGGAGATGGTGAATTCTTTGCCCTTGTGGTTTGTATAGGTCCGCTTACCGTCGCGCAAAGCCCAGTCACGCCAGTCGTTGAGAAGCTGCATGTGCTTTTCGCGCATGAACTCCTTGGACTCGATGCATTCCTTTTCGCCTGCGGGGAGTTTCAGCTCGGGCTGTTTATACTCCTTGGTCACGGCTGTGCCCATCGCGAACGGGGCGCACAGCAAGGCGATAAAGATGAGCAGACCAGCGATGATCGGAAATCCGTAGTGCATCTTCATTTATGCATCCTCCATGTTCGGGGGAGTCCAATCGTCTTCCTCATCCTCATATCCAGGCAGGTATTCCTGACGCAGATTCATCTTGCGCTCGGATTCACCTTCCATGACCAGTGCGTTGGCAACCAGTTCATGGACGCCGGCAATGGTCACACCAGGTGCCCAGTAATCGGCCAGCGGGATCAGGGTCGCACGGTCAATGGCGCAGATACAGGCCATGGTGTTGACACCATGTTTTTCCTGCACATACCGAAGCGCGTTACCGCGAGGCAGACCGCCACGAAGACGAATTTCCATAATCTCGTCAGTATTCAAACCGGAACCACCTGCGCAACAGAAAGTCTGCTCGCGAGTGGTGCCATCGGGCATTTCAAAGTAGTTGTTACAAACATGCTTAATGACATAACGCGGCTCTTCCAGCAGTCCCATGCCCCGTGCGGGGTTGCAGGAATCGTGGAAGGTGACACGCAAATGGTCATTGCGGCTGGGATCGAGTTTCAGCTTGTTGTGCTTCATCAAGTCAGCCGTGAATTCGGTAATGTGCAACATCTTGGTTGCGGCAGATGTCTCGAACACGGTTCCGGTAATCGGGGACCGAGGAGTCGTCATGCCTGCGTGCTGGGTGTCACCTGTCATGGTATCCATGTACTGATGCACAACACGCCACATATGGCCACACTCACCACCAAGAATCCACTTACAACCAAGGCGTTCCGCTTCGGCGTACATCTTGGCGTTCAGCTTCTTCATGACTTCGTTATTGGTAAACGAGCCGAAGTTACCGCCTTCAGATGCGTAGGTGGACATGGTGTAATCAAGACCAATTTCATCAAACAGCATCAGATACCCCATGAAGGTATAGATGCCCGGGTCGGCGAACACATCGCCGGACGGGGTGATGAACAGAATCTCGTGGCCCTTTTCATTCAAGGGAGCCTTGACGCGCTTGCCAGTCACTTCCTCGATATCATCAACCATGAAATCCACGATATCCTTGAAGGCGTGGGGCTGAATTCCGAGGTGGTTTCCGGTGACGTTACAGTTGGCGACCGGTTCCATGATCCAGTTGATGTTCAAACCAACCAGGTGCATGAGTTCGCGGGCCATCATGGTCATTTCCGCTGTATCAATACCATATGGGCAATACAGGGAACAACGGCGGCACTGAGTGCACTGGTAGAAATAGATGAACCATTCTTTCAGGACATCCTCTTCCATGACACGAGAGCCGGTCAGCTTGCCCAGGATCTTGCCTGCCACGGTGAATTCACCACGGTACACGGAGCGCATCAGCTCGGCGCGCAATACGGGCATGTTCTTGGGATCGCCGGAACCGATGAAGAAGTGGCACTTATCGGCACAGGCTCCACACCGCACACAGATGTCCATGAACACCTGAAGGGTACGGAATTTCTTCAGTCTTTCGCGGAAGCCCTTGACCACGATTTCCTTCCAGTTGGGAGGCAGCTTCCAATCGGCTTCACCCGGATTCCACTGACGGGCCGGACCCCACAGACCGGGAAGCTTGGATTCCATATATTCCATCTTCTCGGGCTTGGCGGGGTAACACCAGTGACCCGGCGAAAAATCCACCGGGGTATCCATCCAGCCTGTGGCCGGCGGATTGTAATCTATGCTCTTGAAGAGCTCATCTGCTTTTGGGATGTCGGACATATCTTTTATCTCCTCAGATAAAGAAGTATCACCTCTTGGTGAACCCTGGGCCTAAGCCTTTTCCTCTGGGGCCTTGCCGTTTTCCGGATTGTCAAGCGGCAGACCGGCCTCAGCCATGGGGACACCGAATTGCTTTTCGTAGTCCGCGTATGGGTGGGCCTTGATGTTGGGATCGTTCCAGGGGTTCACGTGATGCTTGGCACGCGTATCGTTCGGCATGTTGCGCGTCGGAGACAGGAAGACTCCGGGGAAGTGCATCAATTTGCTGAACGGGAAGTATGCCATCAGGCAACTGACCAGGAAAACGTGAATGAAGAAGGAAACGCCGATGGTTTCAGGGACGACATAATTGAACGTCACCAGTCCCATGGCCAATTCCTTGATCGCGATCACATCTACCTTGGCATAGTACCGCATGTAGATGCCCGACAGGGCAATGGACAGGATCAAGAACAGCGGGAAGAAATCCGAAACATAGGAAATGTAGTTGATCCGGGGGTTAATCAATCTGCGACCCATGAGCAGCAGGATACCGGCAACAAGTCCGACGTCGGTCAGGTACATTGTCGGCGCGCCGATCTGCAAAAGTCCATCCACGAACTCGAGACCATTCACGAAGAAGGGAACCGGTTCCAGGAACAGACGAAGATGCCGCAGGGCAATGATAAAAAAGGAATAGTGGAAAACGATCGCAAAAAGCCACAACCACTTACTGGATTTGTAAGCGACTATGGGATGATCTTTTCCCTGATGCAGGGACACAGCGGTGTTCCTGAACAAAGACCGGAACGCAAAGACTTCCAAAACCATACGAAAAAATGTCTGTGCGCCGGTTTGGGGACAGTCCAGCTTGTTCTGTGGGAACAGCTTGGGGTCAAAAGACCGGAACTGACCACCGGTTGTGGGAATACGGAACGGCACGGCCGACCGGGCCCAGGTTATGACTTTATAAACAAAGCCAACAATAAAGATGATGAAAGCCGTTGCTGGGATGCAGACACCGAAGAAAGTCCTCATGTGTGCCGCATCAACCCCAAACAACGGGATCAACACCAGGAGAAAGACGAACAGAAGTGAGTAAAGAGCATTCATCTACCGTCACCTCGCTTGAAGGTTGGACCCACCGGTTGCCACCGGAGGCCTGCCACATTCGGTACACGCTCTCAAGGATTCGCCAAGATCTATACGACGACGTATGCAAAAAAAGAATTCACGGTAGTCCGTCAACCCCACCCCTCTGCACACTTCGGCCCGGTTCGCACACCGGAACCAACCCCCTAGAACGCGTCCCTAATCGACCGAATCTTCGGTCGTAACGTCCACTACCAATCCGGCTTTCCTGAGCAAGCTGCTCTGGGAGCGTTTAACCTCTTCAACGCGAAACCGGAAAACCTCATCGCGACTTTTTGTGTAGATGTCGAAAGACATCATGGCCAAGTTGTCTATCTTGGCCTCGAACCTCAACAATTCATTGAGGGTTCCATCTTTTTCCATGGACTTGAAGAACTCGTCGCGAAGCAATTTCTTCAAGAGAAAAACAAAGCTGAGGGCTTGCGAAGGGGTCAGATCCTGTACAGCCCGGATACGTATGAGTCTATCAAGACTCTTGGCGATCTTCCCCGCGTCCTGCCAATCAATCAGTTGCTCGACCAGCTCCCCTGTCGTCTCGATGATGGCGGCCCCGACGGGATTCTGAAATCGGTCTCTTTGCCGAGTCCAAACTTTCTGAGTTTCCAATGGATAGGTCTTGAGGACCATCTCCGCCCACTTCTTCGAGAGTTCGGCCTTTCGCTCGGCCAGCACGGATTCAAATGTCATTATTTGCTCGCAATACCTTGCAAAACATCAAATTCCAACCGCCTGATCAAAGCGGAGAATTCTCAGTTTCACAAGCGTGCATTGAAAAGTTGTGAAAAACATCACGTAAAGCTCAGAAACATATTCCAAACCCCTTTGAAAACGTCAAGGCTTTTTCCAGGAAAAACCGGCTATGAGAAAGGATATCAGGACTCGATCAAGCCTGATTTCACCGGCGAAAAACTCACCCCTGCTCCACCCTATTCCGTCCCATCCGCTTGGCCTTGTACAGGGCCTCATCAGCACGGTTCAGGACTTCTTCGATATTCCGATCGGATGGTCGCGCCGCCGTGACTCCAAAAGAGACGGTAAAGGGGATACGCTCACCTCCGGCCACTGTTTCAAGCGACGCATAGATGGTGCGAAGGCGTTCAGCCACTTCAATTCCCTTTTGCAACGGGGTTTCCGGAAGCACCACGGCAAATTCTTCGCCACCGAGTCTGCCAAAGATGTCGTTTTCCCGCAAGGTCTCAACGGACGCGACAGACAATCCCTTGAGGACCTGATCGCCAGCCTGATGACCATGGGTGTCATTGATGGACTTAAAGTAGTCGATATCCAGCATGAACACGGTCAACGGGTTATCGTACCGTTTGGCCCGGGCCAATTCCTTTGACGCAAGGATCAGGAAATGGTGCCGGTTACTCGCCCCAGTCAGACTGTCGATCGTGGCCAACTGTTTCAATTCCTGCTCAAGACGAATGCGTTGGGTGACATCATGAATGACTGAGTACAACCGCTGTTGCCCCTGCACCATGATCGGACCGGAATACACCTCCACATCCCGGACATCGCCCCCCTTGAGAGCGTGCTTCATGATAAAATAGGCTCTGGACTCCTCTCGTGAAAGCTGCATCTCCCGGAAGACGTCTTCCTGGGACAACACATTGATCTGGTCCATGGTCATAGCTCGCATTGCATCAACGGAGTACCCGTAAAAATCACTGGCCGCCGGGTTCGCGTCGATGATCCTTTCAGTCCGGGGGTCCACCAGCAGCATGATGGCGTGGTTATTTTCAAAAAAGGCCCGATATTGCTTTTCCCGTTCCAAAAGGACTTTCTCCGCCTCGATTCGATTGGTGATATCGCGGAAAGTCCCCTCAAAGGCCTCGACATTGCCCTGTTCATTTCGAATCAGATGGGCGTTGGCCTCGATCACGATGACAGCCCCATCCTTGCGCTGAATCTGAATCTGAAACCCTCGGGTCACGCCTTTCTCGACAAGCTGCCGTCGCAGACCGGCCCGCTCGTCCTTGATGAGGTACAGGCTATCAATACTTTTCCCCAGCAGCGCACTCTCTTTCTCGCCCAACAGTCGGCAGGTCGCCGGGTTCACCATCTGGATCGTTCCATCCAGGTCCGTCACCATGTACCCTTCTTCAATGGATTCGAAAATACGCCGAAATTTCTCTTCGCTTTCCAACAACACCCGCTCCGCCTTTTTTCGGGCGGACTCGTCGCGAATGACATTGACGATCCCAAGCGGCAGATTGTCATCACCAAGAATAAGCGATGCGGAATAATCTGCGGGGAATTCCTCACCGTCACTCCGTCGCAAGGGCATTTCGAAACGGGCTTTTTCTCCCTTGTCAAAGGCGGTCCTGGACTTGACCAGAAAGGCCTCATACTGAGCCGCATCGGTATGTAGGGAGGCCACCGGGGTTCCGCTCAATTCCTCATTGGACAGACCAAACATGGTTTCAGCCGCTGGATTGGCGTCCAGAATAATCTGATCCGGCGTCACGATAAGGACTGCTTCGCCCAAGGCCACGAAAGTATTCCGCAGCCACAGTTCCTTTTCGGCGAGAGCGTCTTCCATGGCCCGCTGTTCCGTGATATCCATCCCGGAACTGAGCACGCCGACAATCATGCCGCTCTCATTGGTCAACACCCTGTTTCGCCAATGAATCAATCGACGGGCACCATTTTTATCGACAATATAATTGATATGTTCGTCTTCGATTTCCGTCTGACCGGAAAAGATCATGTACAGGTAGTCACGCACTTCATCCCGCAGCGAATCGGGAATGAACAGGTCAACCCAATTCTTTCCGAGCAATTCATGTTTTTCATACCCAAGGTGTTCACACCCGGTCCGATTCATCATGGTGATCGCCCCGGACGCATCCTGCGCCACGACAATGGACCCGACCACATCGAGATAATGCGCCACTCGGTTCCGTTCCCGACTCAACTGCCGTTCGGTCTCCACACGGAAGGAGATATCATCCACAGTCACGGCATACCCCGGACATCCGACACAGACATCGCCCAACCGCACGACCGAAAGTGTCAGGTGTTTTTCACCATACCGCGTCGGAACCACGACATCGGTTCGGTTGCCGCCGGATTTCTCCATGCCCGTCAGACAAATTTTCCGAATCCCGGATGCCAAC
This window contains:
- the dsrP gene encoding sulfate reduction electron transfer complex DsrMKJOP subunit DsrP, translated to MLELALKGSKRYWMWISFLIVLIGIGALAYVNQLMVGLETTGMSRDISWGFYISQLTYLVGLAASGVMIVLPNYFHGYKANKHMVIFGEFMAIAACIMCLLFVVVDIGQPSRMMNMFLHPTPNSVLFWDALVINGYLFLNLFVGWTCLTADRAHLSHPKWLKPFIYISIIWAFSIHTVTAFLYQGLPGRHYWLTAILAARFLASAFCAGPAILTLVMLVTERVTTFKMPKNALKTLVKIIAYAMCVNMFFFALEVFTAFYSNMPGHMHPLVYLFAGAHGHHELVGLMWTFIGLAAISITLLVTPKFRNNMKLLPWTLVLLVIATWIDKGLALLIGGFNPTPFGTITPYWPTGKELLVSMMIYAIGALIVTILFKIATEVKQEVGHSQKLPCGCSTEDGCNCAEAEEKTEEVLAEA
- the dsrO gene encoding sulfate reduction electron transfer complex DsrMKJOP subunit DsrO, encoding MKNDRRTFIKLAGIAAAGIAVAPKAMASSGQSPVKVNANAVHAKHWAMVIDTTKLHTEEKIAKLAEVCHAIHNVPNVEGNKEVKWLWSDAYAHTFPEQENPHLSEEVHQRTFPLLCNHCENPPCVRVCPTKATYQRPDGIVAMDYHRCIGCRYCMAGCPYGSRSFNWGEPRKNLDLEKLNPEFPTRMRGVVEKCNFCVERLAIGKQPACVEASEGAIVFGDLRDPDSEVRQVLRERFTIRRKPTAGTEPSVYYII
- the dsrJ gene encoding sulfate reduction electron transfer complex DsrMKJOP subunit DsrJ — encoded protein: MKMHYGFPIIAGLLIFIALLCAPFAMGTAVTKEYKQPELKLPAGEKECIESKEFMREKHMQLLNDWRDWALRDGKRTYTNHKGKEFTISLQNTCMKCHTNKAEFCDKCHDDAGVSPYCWDCHIQPEGLK
- the dsrK gene encoding sulfate reduction electron transfer complex DsrMKJOP subunit DsrK; this translates as MSDIPKADELFKSIDYNPPATGWMDTPVDFSPGHWCYPAKPEKMEYMESKLPGLWGPARQWNPGEADWKLPPNWKEIVVKGFRERLKKFRTLQVFMDICVRCGACADKCHFFIGSGDPKNMPVLRAELMRSVYRGEFTVAGKILGKLTGSRVMEEDVLKEWFIYFYQCTQCRRCSLYCPYGIDTAEMTMMARELMHLVGLNINWIMEPVANCNVTGNHLGIQPHAFKDIVDFMVDDIEEVTGKRVKAPLNEKGHEILFITPSGDVFADPGIYTFMGYLMLFDEIGLDYTMSTYASEGGNFGSFTNNEVMKKLNAKMYAEAERLGCKWILGGECGHMWRVVHQYMDTMTGDTQHAGMTTPRSPITGTVFETSAATKMLHITEFTADLMKHNKLKLDPSRNDHLRVTFHDSCNPARGMGLLEEPRYVIKHVCNNYFEMPDGTTREQTFCCAGGSGLNTDEIMEIRLRGGLPRGNALRYVQEKHGVNTMACICAIDRATLIPLADYWAPGVTIAGVHELVANALVMEGESERKMNLRQEYLPGYEDEEDDWTPPNMEDA
- the dsrM gene encoding sulfate reduction electron transfer complex DsrMKJOP subunit DsrM, which produces MNALYSLLFVFLLVLIPLFGVDAAHMRTFFGVCIPATAFIIFIVGFVYKVITWARSAVPFRIPTTGGQFRSFDPKLFPQNKLDCPQTGAQTFFRMVLEVFAFRSLFRNTAVSLHQGKDHPIVAYKSSKWLWLFAIVFHYSFFIIALRHLRLFLEPVPFFVNGLEFVDGLLQIGAPTMYLTDVGLVAGILLLMGRRLINPRINYISYVSDFFPLFLILSIALSGIYMRYYAKVDVIAIKELAMGLVTFNYVVPETIGVSFFIHVFLVSCLMAYFPFSKLMHFPGVFLSPTRNMPNDTRAKHHVNPWNDPNIKAHPYADYEKQFGVPMAEAGLPLDNPENGKAPEEKA
- a CDS encoding RsbRD N-terminal domain-containing protein encodes the protein MTFESVLAERKAELSKKWAEMVLKTYPLETQKVWTRQRDRFQNPVGAAIIETTGELVEQLIDWQDAGKIAKSLDRLIRIRAVQDLTPSQALSFVFLLKKLLRDEFFKSMEKDGTLNELLRFEAKIDNLAMMSFDIYTKSRDEVFRFRVEEVKRSQSSLLRKAGLVVDVTTEDSVD
- a CDS encoding sensor domain-containing diguanylate cyclase produces the protein MDRLEQYIQDNEEWLKKRVLAYIQAHEKGSDVAGTAWDSFFSELVDTLPRGVSASIDPDWEREKEAILTLFQQLDTPAFILDESMDILNVNARAGAVLSLDTVLFETRQSLSLEEAVPWLASGIRKICLTGMEKSGGNRTDVVVPTRYGEKHLTLSVVRLGDVCVGCPGYAVTVDDISFRVETERQLSRERNRVAHYLDVVGSIVVAQDASGAITMMNRTGCEHLGYEKHELLGKNWVDLFIPDSLRDEVRDYLYMIFSGQTEIEDEHINYIVDKNGARRLIHWRNRVLTNESGMIVGVLSSGMDITEQRAMEDALAEKELWLRNTFVALGEAVLIVTPDQIILDANPAAETMFGLSNEELSGTPVASLHTDAAQYEAFLVKSRTAFDKGEKARFEMPLRRSDGEEFPADYSASLILGDDNLPLGIVNVIRDESARKKAERVLLESEEKFRRIFESIEEGYMVTDLDGTIQMVNPATCRLLGEKESALLGKSIDSLYLIKDERAGLRRQLVEKGVTRGFQIQIQRKDGAVIVIEANAHLIRNEQGNVEAFEGTFRDITNRIEAEKVLLEREKQYRAFFENNHAIMLLVDPRTERIIDANPAASDFYGYSVDAMRAMTMDQINVLSQEDVFREMQLSREESRAYFIMKHALKGGDVRDVEVYSGPIMVQGQQRLYSVIHDVTQRIRLEQELKQLATIDSLTGASNRHHFLILASKELARAKRYDNPLTVFMLDIDYFKSINDTHGHQAGDQVLKGLSVASVETLRENDIFGRLGGEEFAVVLPETPLQKGIEVAERLRTIYASLETVAGGERIPFTVSFGVTAARPSDRNIEEVLNRADEALYKAKRMGRNRVEQG